From Triticum aestivum cultivar Chinese Spring chromosome 7B, IWGSC CS RefSeq v2.1, whole genome shotgun sequence:
gtgtcagcattactgattcagggatgacactaaagcacagagatcaggctgtttgaggtctggtcgctacaatgcaTCTTTGATGGTCTGACGCCCTCTGTTGCTCACCTAGTCCACACCATCCACGAGGAGGCTGCATTGCGGGCCAGAGTTGGAGCCAAAGGGCTTTACAAACTGTTACCCGAGATGTAGGGTTTGTAGTTGCTGGATGAGCACCCCTTTTCTTGTTTGCCTCAAGCGCTCGCTACACGCCGGAGTGTGTACGTGGCTTTGTCGCTTGCTACCCGTCGATGAAATGATACGTGATCTTATGAATTCGctgaaaaaggaaaacaaaagtgTGTGCTTAGGAAACCCACATATGGGAGAAAACCCACAAAAACTTTTTTGGAAGAGTTTTGGAGTAATCTTTGCATAGGGTGTCCACTTGACTAGTGATTTCGCAAAAGTTGCATGCTACACTCGCCAAGTAAAAAAAAACTACATTTTAAACATCAGAACTCCCAGGTTTGCCAAATGATGCATTTTGAGGAAAAAAGAAGTTATGTATTTTTCTTGAAAGTTTTGCATATTTTTGGTATGCAACGGTGAAGCAAGGTTGTTTGTAAACTTTCTTAACGAGAATCGGATCAAGGTAAAACCTATGGCCATGAGCAGCACATGCGTTGCGTGTGCATGAATGCAAGCTCGAAACCAACCCATCAATCGATACGCATTACATGCACGCACTAGAGGTGCATGAGCTGCACTTACTGCCAGCGCTAGTACGCGAGCGAACGGGAACCCCGTGATGCGACGTCCACGTCGGCCAAATGTGGGCCCGCGACGCCATCCACGTCGGCACCCTCCCTCCCTCCATCCGTTTCAAAAAATTTCTTCCGTTCTCCGGTTGGCGTATATAATAGGCCGTTCGTTCTGCTTCCCTCCTCTCGCTGGCTCCGAGGAATTTCTTCTTGCGGATGCGATCGCCGGCGAACTGACCCGTCTCGGAGGCGAGGGCTTCTCTGCTGTGATCGACGCCGGGTTGGTCCCTTTCCCGGAATCGGGGAGAGTTTTTGTATAGGCGGTGTCTGGCTTTCCGGGGAACGCGCCACAGGTGTTCGACGGAATTCCGACATGCCGAGCGGGGGTAGGCGGCTGCCGCCGTGGACGTCGCCGAGGGGAACGGCGGAGGCGGTACCGCAGAGGCGGAGCCCCTGCACCCCCGCCGGTTCCGGGAACCACGTCACTCCGCCCTTGAGCGCCGGCTGCTGCTCGTACCGCGTCACCCCGCCCGTGAGCGGCGGCGGGTGTTCCCGGCCGCCAAGGGCGCCGCCGGCGGTCGATTCCCCGTACCTGAGAGCGAAGCAGGCGCAGGTAATACGATCGAGCACCACCATCAGGTGCAATTTCTTCTTCTTCAGGTTCCAAAATTGAGCGCTATATCTATCTGGTTCTGGCCATTACCAATCGGGCTGGCTAAATTGATGCAATTCTTCAGGATAATTGCGGAACTGAAATTTAGGAGGGAACCTGATTTTCACCTAACGTGTGTACCCCCAGTGCCCAGTGTACTAGTGATAACAGTTAGTGCTAGCTTCCTTGACTTGCACAGTTGCATGCAAAGCTCAAATGCCACCAGGCTGCCTCAATTGTTAAGACCACAGCGCTCTTTTGTGAAAAATCATTGGCATCCATTTTCCTGGGGCCAAATGTCAATAAATATGCATCATGGGCCTGAGTCAATTCATTTAATTTTGTCTTCAATGAACCTATCATTGTTCTTTTAGTTGCATCGTAATGGTATTCTGTAATAACTGCAGCTTGCTGAATCTCATGAGATGCTAAATTCACCAAATCCTCGAGTAGTGTATGGGAGAGAAGGATGCAGTAGCTTTGAAGCTTAGTATTTTTCCAGTGAAAAACCATTATATGGCTGTTTCACACCATCTTCAGTTGTATCAGAACATCTGTTAACTGCATAAAAAAGAGAAATATGAAAGTAGACTCCCTGGCATAAATAATAATTTTGGAAAAAAATGACATTAGCCTAAAGTGGCACGGAGGTTTTGCCCTTCTACATATGTCTAGGTGAGTAGGTGTTCTATTACCGGAAGTTTGTTGTATCAAAAGATTATATCGAAACGGTTTGGCAAGATGTGATGGTGTACTGCACTATTATGTTTGTGTCTGACTAGTAGTTGTAACAGGTGCTCATTCTGCCTGATGCTCTGAAATGCTTCTGTGCATTACCTGCTTTTCCACAGTGTATTTTTTTTTATCTGTGGCACTTGCAGACTTGTGAATCAATCAAGATGCATTTACAATCTTGATCTTAAAAGCTTTTGTAAGATAAGCTTGTGTTTCTCTTTGTTTCCTCACTTTGCTTCTGTTATTCCAGTTAATTGAAAAGGATCCAAACAAGGCAGTTCCATTGTTCTGGGCAGCTATTAACAGTGGTGAACGAATTGAGAGTGCACTGAAGGATATGGCTACTGTACTGAAACAAGCAAATCGGGCTGAAGAAGCCATTGAAGCGATAAGATCCTTCCGTGACCGTTGTCCAAATGAAGCTCAGGAGTCTCTTGACAATATTCTTCTTGACCTATACAAGGTATCTCGGTCCTGTAAATTTACGTATATAAGCTAAATGTTTCTTCTGAAGCCCACTTTTGACGTTTGATTATACTAGTAGATCCTGAACACATTAATATATTGCGCAAACCCATACGAAAAAGTCATCAGCTAATAATAAACCCATACCACATTTGTGTATGAATAGTTAGCCTAATATTGATAAAAATCTTGTCTGTGTTGAACCAGAAATGCGGTAGGACAAAAGAACAGATTGAAATGCTGACAGTGAAGCTGAGAATGGTTGACGAGGATCTAGCTTCTGGCCGGTGGAAAGCAAAGCTGTCTAAATCTCATGGAAGAGTAGTCTATCTCTCTCTGAGGGATGAAAAGGCAAGGTAATAAAAGTCTTTCGCACATCTTCATTTGTCCCGCAAACGCCATTCTAAGCCTCTGCTTTGTCATGAAGGTTGTTGGGTAACCTTGCCTGGGCCTATATGCAGTCTGAAAACTACGAGGAGGCTGaaatgctctacaggtatatctATGTTGGTGATGGACTTATCAAGCTGATGTGGATTTCATTAGACATGATCGTATTCTCTTGAAATTCTCAATCCTTTTTTGGTGCTATTTATAAGAATAATATTATGGcaccattgtactccctccgttcaaataTACACACGCCCTCAAATTTTGAAATTAAATTTGGCCATGAATTTTACTAAAAAAGTATGAATTATATgccacaaaaattatatcattgggtTCGTATTTGAATGAGGTTTCCAATGGTGTAACTCTTATGGCATACAACTCAtattttgttagtcaaatttaGGCTTGAAATTTGAGGGGACCTTTTATAtttgacagagggagtagtttgtcAGTCCGCATCAAGGATGCAGAAATGACTGTTCTCAGCACTGATAAATGCTGATACTAGTAGAAGTGGACCCTGTTTTTTCTGTCATAACCTCATGCATCATTTCCAGTAAAGCTTGTTCAACTAAATCCAGCTGCTACTGACTTGGCGTTTGACACTTGCAGGCAAGCTCTTGCTATGGAAGCTGATTATAACAAAGAGTGTAATTTAGCCATCTGCTTGATGAAGATGGGAAAGGTAGCTGAAGCTAAATACCTTCTGCAACCTATACCTTACAACTGCAAAGATGAAAACCATTTGAGATCTTTTGCACGGGCTACTGAAATGCTTAGGGAACTTGAGTCACAAACACTCCCTTCTCCCATAACACAGATGAAGTCTAAAGATTCACAGATTTTACTTGCTGCTGATGTGGAGAGTCTTGAATATCTACATCCACAAATATTCTCTAGTTCTTCAACTCAACTGAATTATGAAGAACTGCAAGCTTCAGTTTCAGTGCATACAGAGAAGCGTGAGGATTGCAACTCACAAGTGCTTCCATCTCCGGTAACTCAGTTGAAGCGTAAAGGACCACAAATTATGGTTGCTACTGATGGAGAGAAGAATGGACAAAGTCTGCAGGAGTACCAATATCTTTCAAGACTGTTCAATGATGCTGCCACACCACAGTCTCAACTTGAGAAACTACGAAAGCGGCTGGTAAGAAAGGACAGACCAAATATCAGCACAAAGAATCAAGTTCAAACTCCTAGCTCAGCTGAATGCCTGCCAAACCCTAATGGTACCATGGATGCTAGTGAGAACGCTGTGCAAGAGGGGTTGGTTGATGGTGGTCGAAAAGCGTGGGCTGACATGGTTGAGGAGGATGAACAGCAGCTGGGCGATGGCAAGAACACTAGCGCGCAAGGTGAGAGCAGCAAGGATGCAAGTGAGCAGAGGGACAAAACATCATCATCTTCTCAAGGAAGCAGCAGCCTCAAAACCCCGGTCGCGGGTGTTCCGCGACAAAGTTCATCTGCAGGTTCATGGAGACGTAACGACTCCAGAATGTCGACAGATGAGAACGTGAACCGGAGTTTTGCGAGGACAGCTCCAGCATGGAAGCAGCAGAAGGTTCAAGATCACAGCAATCGAGTCTGCCAAATGCTCAACACGATGCATCTCAATGAGAAAGCTCAAGGCACCAAGCAAACACCATGGAGAAGCAGTGCAGCTCAGCGTTCACTTTTCCACAGTCATGTACCATTCGGTGACAATGGACACTCTCAGGGTGCTAATCACACCGAGGCCACTAACCGGTGGCCGAAGAACGCGGCGAGCACAAGACCATGGAGGCCACAGAACCGCTTGCGGGTCTTCCAGGAAATAACAAATGAGATGAAGCAAAATGTTGCATAGCTACATCTTTATTCTTCAGTCACCGTTGATGTAAGTTCTTACTAGTAAGTAGTTGTTGTTTCCCACCAGAGATGGGAAGAGCACTAGCATTGGAGTGAGCAAATCAATGCAACAATCATGTAGAGCCAAGGAAACAATCATGTAGAGCCAAGGAACTCGCCGAATATCATCACTGGTCCATATTATTAACAATGCACTTTCTTCAAATCCAAGTAGACAGTAGTATCTTTTCAGCTGCATATATATTTTTCCTTTGTCACCCCAAGTAATAATTTAACCTGTAAAAGATGGTAAGTAAAACCCTACTGCGATTTTTCCTTTTGCAGCAGTGTTCACTGCTGCTTACCATGCATATACTACTAACACTAGCGTCCTTGTACCTTTTGGCACTACTGTTTAGATGTTACTGCGTGGCTCATTTGCTGAGCACATGTGGTTTCTCGCGCTGCATGGCTAGACATCTCCTGCAAGATCTGAGCCTTTGCAGAGACAAGCAATGGCAAACGTATGCAGTTCACTGACTGCGCTACCATGCACCTGCATCGATCTGCATAGTGCTTTGCCCTCTATGGCATTTTCTACCTTGTCCACATACTGGAGTCAGGTGGATTCCTCCCACTGCATCCACTGAGGGTGCTAACATGGCTGTGCCCTGCCTCTCGGCAGCAATGGCAGCCTTGAGTCCTTCACCTCATCCTGACCAGCACGCGGAGACGGTCGACGCCGCCAGCTAAGCTGAAGGTGGCGCGATATGCATGCCTGCCTCCGTCGGCATTGTTCCGTTGCGTGCTCCAACCAATtcatccaaaaataaaaaaaactgacCTGCCGGCCGAGGTTGTCGATGCCGCCAGCTAGCCCTAATGTGGCGCGACGTCCCGGTCACACTATTGCGTTCAATGCAACATGTCCGCCCATAAAAATTAAACTTGCCTCTAGGCCGAGGTGGTCGATGCCGCCAGCTAAGCGGATCCTTGTGACACTGTTAATGTCGCATGTTTGTGCACCAACTAGTTCACCTAAAAGTGTACTCCTAAACGAGAACGCAATAATTCTGGTGCATGATTGGTCAGAAGTTGCTTATACCTACATGTATATATAAGTGTGTGCGTGTGCATTGGCGTCCATTACATTAGTGCCTACTGTGTATATGGTACCTACATGGTATTATGGTTTCTCTGGAACATATGCTGAGGTAAAGGTCCAGAGTATGCAGTAGCAACAGTCAAGTCAGCTAGCCGACCATGACCTGCATCACCTGCCGATGACTATTTCAGGCGAGTACTATATGGGGAAACTGTTCATTCTTCGTTCAAGTCGATCAATCATTGGAGTCATGGAGGGAGAAATGGATTTCACGTGTCTACGGCCATTACTCAACACGTCCGAAATCATGAAACTTGTTACTTTTTTGTTCCGATAGTGGTTTATGGCGGTTTCTTTAATGGAAATCTGTGTGAAGAAAGATTTTTTTTCCAAAGATGTACTGAAATGATAATCAAACTTGATTTAGCAATTGCTAGTTTTTTAGAGATCCACAAGTACCCCCTCCATTCTAAAGTAAATGCTATTTATAGTTTCAACACTTTGAGCACCAATATGTGCATAAGGTAACTATTTGCACTGGTCATACTAAACATAAACAATGAACAAGTAGGTTGTCATCAAAAGtactttattttcctttttttttgctaACATGAGCTACAGAAAAAGTGGTCAAATGTATTATGTCTTGGAACCAGCGCCaccaaaaaaaggaagaaagtgtGGCCTACGCTGCTACTCTATTGATAAAGTTCTCAATTTGATAGAGAAAGCACCATAAAGATCAATTAGTGTCTGGAAGTAAAGGACAGAAGTAGCACTACCTATGAAAATACCAATGTGATTCATGCCTGATTACAATCAAGTTAATGATCAAATTCTCAGTCTCATTTTCCCCTTTGGAATGTGCAAAAGGCTCTTTTGTGTTTTTCTGCAACTAGGGCAGAAACTGTCTTGTACAATGAAAATAAAATGAGAAATTACGTGGGTAGAAGTGTGAACGACTTGAAATCTATACATATATTTGTTTCGAAAGGGAAAATCTATATACATATATGGAACATCTGTTCATCTTGTAGCTCTTCAAACTAGGTTGGGCTCAACTTCTGGGAGGCACTGCTTCTCGAAGACCTGAAATGGGCACTGCTTCCCGAAGACCTGAAATGGTTTGCAGATTCTCCGACATTTGCCGGCTATCAAAGTGAGAGTTAGTCATGCTGGGGCAAATTTAACCGTGAAAATATAACTTGATGCTAAGTTAAGATGTCATCCAGAAGACTTGAGGAAGCTAGGGAAACACTAATTTACTTGCTTGCTCATATATACTCCACGATTTGCATTGGTCCAAACATATATACGAAATCATCATTTTCATTACTAGCATGCACGCATATGGTTGTTGAACAAATAATAATTAACCGTATTGACATATACATTGATATAAAATAACATGTATAGCTGACACATTGAAGAAAACCAATTAAAAATTTGATTGATTTCTTTTCCATGCTGATACTATGTACATCGAGAGCAGATCATTGGGGGCGAaccatatattaaaaaaaactatgAACATCATCAAGCTCCATTGGAGAGAAAACTGATAGCTTAATAGAGAAGATAAACAACAATGAAACtaactaggagaggagagggagagggagagggagagggttcgATATGCTTGGATCCGTGCACGCCATCCATCGCAGGCAACCTTATTGCAAAAGGTGTTGCTCTGGATGAGTGGCATACAGGGAGCCAGGCACATCATATCATATCATATCCCAGCAGTTAAGCTAGCTTCATCACCTTTGCAATGTTGCCATTGCTATCACATTTTCGAGGAACCGAGCTAGCAGTAGCTAGTAGCTAGTACATGGAGACTGCATTCATGCCCATTTCCCATTGAAAGATATGGCGATTGGTGATGCATGTGCTGTCACTAGCTTAGCTGAGATGCATGATATATTGTACTGTATGAGAACATGCATGCGTATGTGTGGACTGCAAAGTGGGAGTGGGGAAGATAGCTGATGGGGAACACATCATGCGGTGAAGGGAGGGGTGCCATACATATAGGCCTCGGCCGTGTGTGCTGGGTCGTTGGTAGGAGGATTCCTGGatatggatgtgtgtgtgtgtgtgtgtgtgtgtgtgtgtgtgtgtgtgtgtgtgtggctgtgGCGTGGGGCAATGGGGTGAACGAGTTAATGCATGTCACATGGAATTTGAAAATAAGATGCTATGATGGACCACATAATTATACGCTGATGTGTCATTTCTATCATATTTCCCTATTCATATTTTCTTATGTTATATATTTACAACACCCGTTGTTGAGCACGGCACACCCTCCAACCATTTCTCTCGGTTGCATGTGCTAGTGTATATTTTCATACTCTCAACTGCGTACATCAGCGTGTATATGTATTTCTGTGGTACTTTGGTAGTAGAATTTTTCAAAAGAGAGAATATGATacagaaaccaacattcggtggaaaccgatGAAAACCACGAGCAAAAGATGTTTTGAAGTCTCAAAAAAATACgagatgttaagaggatgatgttttattgccacacaaaatttcaagttgaaatacATTACGAGacgtgagctatgaaaaagacaaaaacaACTTTGAATAGTGCCAaacagtaatgtcactattc
This genomic window contains:
- the LOC123162105 gene encoding uncharacterized protein, with amino-acid sequence MPSGGRRLPPWTSPRGTAEAVPQRRSPCTPAGSGNHVTPPLSAGCCSYRVTPPVSGGGCSRPPRAPPAVDSPYLRAKQAQLIEKDPNKAVPLFWAAINSGERIESALKDMATVLKQANRAEEAIEAIRSFRDRCPNEAQESLDNILLDLYKKCGRTKEQIEMLTVKLRMVDEDLASGRWKAKLSKSHGRVVYLSLRDEKARLLGNLAWAYMQSENYEEAEMLYRQALAMEADYNKECNLAICLMKMGKVAEAKYLLQPIPYNCKDENHLRSFARATEMLRELESQTLPSPITQMKSKDSQILLAADVESLEYLHPQIFSSSSTQLNYEELQASVSVHTEKREDCNSQVLPSPVTQLKRKGPQIMVATDGEKNGQSLQEYQYLSRLFNDAATPQSQLEKLRKRLVRKDRPNISTKNQVQTPSSAECLPNPNGTMDASENAVQEGLVDGGRKAWADMVEEDEQQLGDGKNTSAQGESSKDASEQRDKTSSSSQGSSSLKTPVAGVPRQSSSAGSWRRNDSRMSTDENVNRSFARTAPAWKQQKVQDHSNRVCQMLNTMHLNEKAQGTKQTPWRSSAAQRSLFHSHVPFGDNGHSQGANHTEATNRWPKNAASTRPWRPQNRLRVFQEITNEMKQNVA